The following proteins come from a genomic window of Salvia hispanica cultivar TCC Black 2014 chromosome 4, UniMelb_Shisp_WGS_1.0, whole genome shotgun sequence:
- the LOC125221607 gene encoding AT-hook motif nuclear-localized protein 27-like translates to MDGYVHQLLTNPNSDMEDSPNEKELEAGATTSSGGGGRRPRGRPPGSKNKPKPPIVVTRDSPNALRSHVLEVASGNDVVESVSVYARRRGRGVCVLSGGGTVANVTLRQPAAAGAVVTLHGRFEILSISGTVLPPPAPPGAGGLSIFLSGGQGQVVGGIVVAPLVASGPVVLMAASFANAVFERLPLEEEEEGAAAAPSASQSSGVTAGGGGGDGSFLNSGGGGGNAAQQQPGNYPFSADLFGWGGGGGGGGFDG, encoded by the coding sequence ATGGATGGATATGTTCATCAGCTCCTAACAAACCCTAATTCAGATATGGAAGACTCCCCAAATGAGAAGGAATTGGAGGCGGGGGCCACCACGAgctccggcggcggcgggcggCGGCCGAGGGGGCGGCCGCCGGGGTCGAAGAACAAGCCGAAGCCGCCGATTGTGGTGACACGTGACAGCCCCAATGCGCTGCGCTCGCACGTGCTGGAGGTCGCCTCGGGAAACGACGTCGTCGAGAGCGTTTCTGTCTACGCGCGCCGCCGCGGCAGGGGCGTCTGCGTCCTCAGCGGCGGCGGCACGGTGGCGAATGTCACGCTCCGGCAGCCTGCGGCGGCGGGGGCGGTGGTGACCTTGCACGGGCGATTTGAGATTTTGTCCATTTCCGGCACGGTGCTGCCGCCGCCGGCGCCGCCGGGGGCGGGGGGTTTGTCGATTTTTCTGTCCGGCGGGCAGGGGCAGGTGGTCGGGGGGATCGTGGTGGCGCCGCTCGTGGCGTCGGGGCCGGTGGTGCTGATGGCGGCGTCGTTTGCGAATGCGGTGTTCGAGCGCCTGCCgctggaggaggaggaggagggcgCAGCGGCGGCGCCGAGCGCTTCTCAGTCGTCTGGTGTCACtgccggcggcggcggtggggaTGGGTCTTTTTTGAATTCCGGCGGGGGAGGGGGGAATGCGGCGCAGCAGCAACCGGGGAATTATCCGTTTTCGGCGGATCTTTTCGGGTGGGGCGGGggaggcggtggcggtggtTTTGATGGTTGA